One Halichondria panicea chromosome 6, odHalPani1.1, whole genome shotgun sequence genomic window carries:
- the LOC135337402 gene encoding uncharacterized protein LOC135337402 produces MAWAQNCKCPLYLALCCADTVKEGPRNMSSSVSNLYNYSLYTIEKDGKTVKLKPSQLTTQVIGKVFGLFPDSIILISDDGFVETPDHEGKFLDVDDLSKWVVNGDSLKADGLPQDQQVASFSYQPPSQATSQATSRKRGRPPKWSPKFTSALLGASSASGQKPPGVRARAEPSVDGAGPSTMSSSSSSRPEWRKYIEVCKWNEADKQWKKVSNVPIDLSEEIASVPNVSKMVSDELFNGEECVLMDIDYLKIPNTSTTRGSRFWKTSKRIRAVRKSEVKKGRVISLDSSSDSDFDFAPQHRAKKMSLPLAPSSLGTMDKTVFECLVCKSQTSFPAVVSPCCNVILGCEVCVAQWLEAQSTCPHCRASLTLKDCPKLPLVRSFQEFLRKHTPSPLSSSD; encoded by the exons ATGGCCTGGGCACAAAATTGCAAGTGTCCTCTCTATTTAGCTCTATGCTGCGCTGATACCGTGAAAGAAGGGCCTAGGAACATGAGTTCGAGTGTAAGCAACTTGTACAACTACAGCCTGTATACCATAGAGAAAGATGGCAAAACCGTGAAGCTCAAACCATCACAGCTAACTACTCAAGTTATTGGTAAAGTGTTTGGACTGTTCCCCGATTCCATTATTTTGATTTCTGACGATGGGTTTGTGGAAACACCAGACCATGAGGGAAAGTTTCTTGATGTAGATGACCTATCAAAGTGGGTTGTGAACGGGGATTCGCTCAAGGCAGATGGTTTGCCTCAAGACCAGCAAGTAGCCTCTTTCTCTTAccagcctccttcacaagcaACATCACAAGCAACATCACGAAAAAGAGGACGACCGCCAAAATGGAGTCCAAAGTTCACGTCAGCCTTGCTAGGTGCAAGCTCTGCCTCAGGACAGAAGCCACCTGGAGTTCGAGCTCGAGCTGAACCGAGTGTTGATGGTGCAGGCCCTTCCACAATGTCTTCAAGTTCTAGCAGCCGTCCCGAATGGAGAAAGTATATTGAGGTGTGCAAATGGAATGAAGCTGATAAACAATGGAAGAAAGTGAGCAATGTCCCCATCGACCTTTCTGAGGAAATTGCCAGCGTTCCAAATGTGTCGAAGATGGTTAGTGACGAGCTATTCAATGGTGAAGAATGCGTACTTATGGACATAGACTACCTGAAGATACCGAATACTTCTACTACTCGAG GATCAAGGTTTTGGAAAACCTCCAAACGTATTCGAGCCGTTAGAAAATCTGAAGTAAAGAAAGGAAGGGTTATTTCCTTGGACTCGAGCTCTGATAGTGATTTTGATTTTGCCCCACAGCACAGAGCAAAAAAAATGTCTCTACCATTGGCACCATCTTCCCTAGGCACTATGGATAAAACTGTATTCGAATGCCTCGTATGCAAGTCTCAGACATCATTCCCAGCTGTGGTGTCTCCCTGTTGTAATGTTATTTtggggtgtgaggtgtgtgtggcacAATGGCTGGAGGCCCAGTCAACCTGCCCACATTGTCGTGCCTCTTTGACTCTCAAGGACTGCCCAAAGTTACCCCTTGTAAGAAGCTTCCAAGAATTTCTTCGAAAGCATACGCCTTCTCCATTGTCAAGCTCTGACTAA
- the LOC135337401 gene encoding vacuolar protein-sorting-associated protein 25-like, which yields MSINSLSTSPLGFEWPWQYEFPPFFTIQPNSDTRIKQLEAWCDLILAYYRASKTYIMDLTEVSQSSPLFCNSKINRRLSPEAIRTVLETLESKGNVEWQDGKKDRCLVMWRTPQEWGQLIYQWAEDSGLSTSVCTLYEMHSGEDTTDQEFYGMEVWMLKRAIQALSRLGKAELIPGDNPDGSDAGVKFFS from the exons ATGTCAATTAATAGTTTGTCTACAAGTCCTCTTGGCTTTGAATGGCCGTGGCAGTATGAGTTTCCACCATTCTTCACTATCCAGCCCAACAGTGACACTCGGATCAAGCAGTTGGAGGCGTGGTGTGATCTAATCCTGGCCTATTACAGAGCTAGCAAGACTTATATCATGGACCTCACAGAAGTCTCACAATCAAGTCCACTGTTTTGCAACTCAAAGATAAATC GTAGGCTATCTCCAGAGGCAATACGAACTGTACTGGAAACACTGGAGTCTAAAG GAAATGTTGAATGGCAGGATGGTAAGAAAGACCGATGCTTGGTCATGTGGAGGACTCCTCAAGAATGGGGTCAGCTCATCTATCAATGG GCTGAGGACAGTGGATTGAGCaccagtgtgtgtacactgtatgaaATGCATTCTGGAGAAGACACCACTGATCAAG AGTTCTATGGTATGGAGGTGTGGATGTTAAAGAGAGCCATACAAGCACTGTCCCGACTGGGCAAGGCAGAACTGATACCAGGAGATAATCCTGATGGCTCTGACGCAGGAGTCAAGTTCTTCTCATAG
- the LOC135337399 gene encoding uncharacterized protein LOC135337399: MDLNFSLCFAVLLVLLVPIASAQGNNTATKGPLLYTVQPVSQYSCNPHSNGSIQLVCALYQQGGLSNHTIRWIRSFGNIETEMIINETNPSNEDYLISILQPIEAEGPSDYWCQAGVYGEANSTYKPSAVFRVLPPDAYAGYPPCTGLFLSQQVSMFVGNGSILTPLGIIGTSTTMGSTDTPTTVGPSPSSEQDFRLVLIVGAAVTSFFVALLLLLICIFCCVLKSKRKLSTKINLTNKSLQSLTVIDIHGNEPTTSPQEMENSDDYVDVSAEGISPLDHPLRTSLANSMDSAHLQDNATEIYHTIDTDGLDESDYTDLRKLPPISPKPGEVTSQSVNCQQAFAVKGIGGGETSEERRKPLPLPKNKDKNGAPNVKDESLLQSQQPHEQEYQELSSSTKDYMEVLYTCPAELSASPSSESVYAN, from the exons ATGGATCTCAACTTCTCACTTTGCTTTGCTGTTCTACTGGTTCTACTTGTCCCCATAGCTTCTGCTCAAGGCAATA ACACAGCCACTAAGGGTCCCCTACTCTACACAGTCCAACCAGTGAGCCAGTATTCTTGCAACCCGCACAGTAATGGATCTATACAACTAGTCTGTGCTCTCTACCAGCAAGGGGGTCTATCCAATCATACCATCCGCTGGATTAGAAGTTTCGGTAATATTGAAACAGAGATGATAATAAACGAAACTAATCCAAGCAACGAAGATTATTTGATCTCAATACTTCAACCAATAGAAGCGGAAGGTCCGAGTGATTATTGGTGTCAGGCTGGAGTCTACGGAGAGGCTAATTCGACCTATAAACCCAGTGCAGTGTTTAGAGTGCTACCCCCTGATGCGTACGCTGGTTACCCTCCCTGCACAGGACTGTTCTTGTCTCAGCAGGTATCAATGTTTGTTGGCAATGGATCCATTCTTACACCTTTGGGCATCATCGGCACATCTACCACTATGGGCAGTACCGACACACCCACCACTGTGGGCCCCTCCCCCTCGAGTGAGCAG GATTTCCGACTGGTCTTGATAGTGGGTGCAGCCGTCACCTCATTCTTTGTTGCCCTTCTCCTCCTGCTCATCTGTATATTCTGCTGCGTCCTGAAATCAAAGA GAAAGCTATCAACTAAAATTAACCTTACAAACAAATCTTTGCAATCGCTGACAGTCATCGATATTCATGGCAATGAACCTACCACCTCCCCTCAGGAAATGGAAAACTCGGATGATTACGTCGACGTTAGTGCTGAGGGAATTTCCCCCTTAGACCACCCCCTACGTACATCACTAGCTAATAGTATGGACTCTGCTCATCTTCAAGACAACGCTACAGAGATTTATCACACCATTGATACTGACGGATTGGATGAAAGTGACTACACAGATCTCCGAAAACTACCTCCTATTTCTCCCAAACCTGGAGAAGTCACATCTCAATCAGTGAATTGTCAGCAAGCATTTGCAGTGAAAGGAATTGGTGGTGGCGAAACATCGGAAGAACGTAGAAAACCGCTACCACTACCAAAGAATAAAGACAAAAATGGAGCTCCTAATGTCAAGGATGAATCGCTGCTTCAATCTCAGCAACCTCATGAACAAGAGTATCAGGAGCTAAGTTCAAGCACTAAGGATTATATGGaagtactgtacacatgtccAGCAGAGCTATCTGCTAGCCCTAGCTCTGAGAGTGTGTATGCTAACTGA
- the LOC135337403 gene encoding uncharacterized protein LOC135337403 — translation MSQYSCNPYIVGPKQLVCALYQQGGLSNHTIRWFRRSNNSGIFNIETVPINETISSNKEYLISTLPLKDVIEKEGPSDYWCQVGVYGEANSTYEPSAVFKVLPPDVYIGYPPCTQLSMSQQLSMFAVNGSLLMPVGIIETSPSSEQDLTLVLIVGIVISSFFVALLSLLICISCCVLRSKRKLSSEINNINEPIPSLTVIGIHGNEPLQSLTAIHIHGNEPTLPQEMENLEDYVDVGAEGISPLDHPSLANNTDLAHPQDNTIEIHYRAIDADGMDKSEYTDRRKPPHISPKPRGVKSQSLNCQRPFAVTRIGDGETSKQYKKPLPPPKNKDENRAPTLKDESLLQSQRIEQPSKHSYQELSLNTKDYTEMYTCPAELSASSDSIVYAN, via the exons ATGAGCCAGTATTCTTGCAACCCGTACATTGTTGGACCTAAACAACTAGTCTGTGCTCTCTACCAGCAAGGGGGTCTATCCAATCACACCATCCGCTGGTTTAGAAGGTCTAACAACTCCGGTATATTTAATATTGAAACAGTGCCGATAAATGAAACCATCTCAAGCAATAAAGAATATTTAATCTCAACACTTCCACTAAAAGATGTAATAGAAAAAGAAGGTCCGAGTGATTATTGGTGTCAGGTCGGAGTCTACGGAGAGGCTAATTCGACCTATGAACCCAGTGCAGTGTTTAAAGTGCTACCCCCTGATGTGTATATTGGTTACCCCCCCTGTACGCAACTCTCCATGTCTCAGCAGCTCTCAATGTTTGCTGTCAATGGATCGCTTCTTATGCCTGTGGGCATCATCGAAACCTCCCCCTCGAGTGAGCAG GATCTCACACTGGTCTTGATAGTGGGTATAGTCATCTCCTCATTCTTTGTTGCCCTTCTCTCCTTGCTTATCTGTATATCCTGCTGTGTTCTGAGATCAAAGA GAAAGCTATCATCTGAAATTAACAATATAAACGAACCCATTCCATCGCTGACAGTCATCGGTATCCATGGCAACGAACCCTTGCAATCGCTGACAGCCATCCATATCCATGGCAATGAACCCACCCTCCCTCAAGAAATGGAAAACTTGGAAGATTACGTTGACGTTGGTGCCGAGGGAATTTCCCCCCTAGACCACCCCTCACTAGCTAATAATACAGACCTTGCTCATCCTCAAGACAACACTATAGAGATTCATTATCGCGCCATTGATGCTGACGGAATGGACAAAAGTGAATACACAGATCGCCGAAAACCACCCCATATTTCTCCCAAACCTAGAGGAGTCAAATCTCAATCACTGAATTGTCAGCGACCATTTGCAGTAACAAGAATTGGTGATGGTGAAACATCTAAACAATATAAAAAACCGCTACCACCACCGAAGAACAAAGACGAAAATAGAGCTCCTacgctcaaggatgaatcactGCTTCAATCTCAAAGAATTGAGCAACCTTCTAAACACTCTTATCAGGAGCTCAGTTTAAACACGAAGGATTATACGGAAATGTACACATGTCCAGCAGAGCTATCTGCCAGCTCTGACAGCATTGTGTATGCTAACTGA
- the LOC135337955 gene encoding uncharacterized protein LOC135337955, whose product MAAPAGSNWLFVIVLLMDMILTFILEMNAMFPPTITWLICFAFVVGLTISFILGWFYVVVEIKEYCYCDCIDKCVTELLSKCSDCKDCTRVKNDCNKLMDKFLKPVFCTVFGPLLYYYGNNITKVVDLFGASNTTQGNITDNNALVLSDEWQSGLRASAVAALFAFILISNIDWQPNSDSKHLWGPVPDMLVKLVPLDAFYSTLLQVARINMISTPTMFCRGVDQAFFGAVFVIANIYAIYSIGRIVMKCNKYKWLVILFGVAIWFIFVAYLLADKLLPLNYCLCNVPVDDDVKMAAVMHYLHIARAALSIVCAACIVMLYVGSESVYEVRKLITQAQLVTQLENELNTLLNTNGNDKQNTKMAQSIVHSVAMSVAKLRAKVKVGQQCTPFKYSDFEIVMIEHSTEVAKLISKWFAALKLNMDANQWDNYENTQLVAAQHKLNAAVAVQLNVPPLNAAVPRNAAALQMNAVQLNTAAAAAVLLNTVVQLKAAVVQLNTAAAAAVQLNDAVVPLNTAVVQLNTAVVQLNTAVAAAAVRLNVASIPGKRPGIEAKLNAAAVKLNAAAVQLNAAAVKLNAKAVQLNAAAVKLNAKVPLDAAAVLLNAAADNLDAAVVRLNAVQLDDDNLDAAVVQLNAVQLDDDNLDAAADNLDAAADKLDAAADNLDAAAVQLNEQQLSQLNAFESMKTLMKKTVVI is encoded by the exons ATGGCT GCTCCAGCAGGTAGCAACTGGTTATTTGTTATCGTGCTCCTTATGGATATGATCCTAACATTTATTTTGGAAATGAATGCAATGTTTCCTCCAACAATAACTTGGCTAATTTGTTTCGCATTTGTGGTGGGCTTGACGATTTCTTTTATACTAGGATGGTTCTATGTTGTTGTAGAAATAAAAGAGTATTGTTATTGTGACTGTATTGATAAATGTGTCACCGAACTACTATCAAAGTGTTCTGACTGTAAAGACTGTACACGTGTGAAGAATGATTGCAATAAACTCATGGATAAGTTTTTAAAACCGGTTTTTTGCACTGTGTTTGGCCCATTGCTCTACTATTATGGAAACAATATCACCAAGGTGGTCGACTTGTTTGGTGCCAGTAATACAACTCAGGGTAATATTACTGATAATAATGCTCTTGTTTTATCGGACGAATGGCAGAGTGGATTGAGAGCATCTGCAGTAGCTGCACTTTTTGCATTTATACTAATCAGCAATATTGACTGGCAGCCAAATAGTGATTCCAAGCATTTGTGGGGACCAGTTCCGGACATGCTTGTTAAATTGGTTCCCCTTGATGCTTTCTACAGTACTTTGCTTCAAGTAGCTCGCATCAATATGATATCCACGCCAACTATGTTTTGCAGAGGAGTCGATCAAGCTTTTTTTGGGGCAGTTTTTGTAATTGCAAATATTTATGCAATATACTCTATTGGCCGTATTGTCATGAAGTGCAACAAATACAAATGGTTAGTTATTTTGTTCGGTGTTGCTATATGGTTTATTTTTGTAGCCTACCTCTTAGCAGACAAACTTCTTCCGTTAAACTATTGTCTTTGTAATGTGCCTGTCGATGATGATGTCAAAATGGCTGCAGTTATGCACTATCTGCATATTGCGAGAGCTGCTCTAAGCATTGTTTGTGCTGCGTGTATagttatgctttatgtggggTCCGAATCCGTGTATGAGGTACGCAAGCTCATCACACAGGCTCAATTGGTAACTCAATTGGAGAATGAACTGAATACTCTATTGAATACGAATGGCAATGATAAGCAAAATACTAAGATGGCTCAATCGATAGTTCATTCGGTAGCTATGTCAGTGGCTAAATTAAGGGCTAAAGTAAAGGTTGGTCAACAATGCACTCCATTCAAATACTCTGATTTCGAGATTGTAATGATTGAACACAGCACGGAGGTGGCTAAATTGATTAGTAAATGGTTTGCTGCACTGAAATTGAATATGGATGCAAATCAATGGGATAATTATGAAAACACTCAATTAGTTGCAGCACAACATAAATTGAATGCTGCAGTGGCAGTGCAATTGAACGTGCCGCCATTGAATGCTGCAGTGCCACGGAATGCTGCTGCATTGCAaatgaatgcagtgcaattgaatactgctgctgctgctgcagTGCTATTGAATACTGTAGTGCAATTGAAGGCTGCTGTAGTGCAATTGAatactgctgctgctgctgcagTGCAATTGAATGATGCTGTAGTGCCATTGAATACTGCTGTAGTGCAATTGAATACTGCTGTAGTGCAATTGAATACTGCTGTTGCTGCTGCTGCAGTGCGATtgaatgtagcctcgattccaggcaagcggcctggaatcgaggctaaattGAATGCTGCTGCAGTGAAATTGAATGCTGCTGCAGTGCAATTGAATGCTGCTGCAGTGAAATTGAATGCTAAAGCAGTGCAATTGAATGCTGCTGCAGTGAAATTGAATGCTAAAGTGCCATTGGATGCTGCTGCAGTGCTGTTGAATGCTGCTGCAGACAACTTGGATGCTGCAGTAGTGCGATTGAATGCAGTGCAATTGGATGATGACAACTTGGATGCTGCAGTAGTGCAATTGAATGCAGTGCAATTGGATGATGACAACTTGGATGCTGCTGCAGACAACTTGGATGCTGCTGCAGACAAATTGGATGCTGCTGCAGACAACTTGGATGCTGCTGCAGTGCAATTGAATGAACAGCAATTATCCCAATTGAACGCATTTGAATCGATGAAAACTTTGATGAAGAAAACTGTTGtaatataa